From a region of the Aeoliella mucimassa genome:
- a CDS encoding choice-of-anchor Q domain-containing protein — MGAISKTEYSKTNKRKPACAVKSSINSPNSGFHSSSGVSQQGHSTLQLDELNPSSGDVHVWVWDSLLGGTGTASDWDETNLTWERIYETLDLDSKVDQFTDVGTWVGQSTTEVDLDAIVHRAAIYGDANGDGVFDANGMTGDIEAFHLAVVDWSAYVAEYGPRANDTDDLTLRNDGGYADGDIDSDDVDDFFRRHGVSRGDFNQDGSVDALDWSIYQASYGTSSVELPNARFGQGDATFDGFVNEADFDVWNARQGETGLVAESPELMFWLRPADTNTLVYFTASQPTGPDGPTLSNTTAPDLVLNEFTVDGDDLRVDYSVLGEGFTNVTVKLYRSGAPGTPFYTSSIQSGALGSHSLTIAPSYLASVVATDTVYAKVEGTPNQGTQSNTSNDTLDFEFTTSPNQVVNSLDDAGMDNLRRDKHTLRELLEADAALGWYETITFDESLFADGPQQIILGDIDENGTADQLVLDDDIRFEGPGADLLTISGAKQTRVLHAAAGTSIELDGLTVADGFASGYGGGLYALDAEVTVSGSHFTGNQSTYGGGICYRTVHDATASLDIADSTFSQNITTGVGAGIFISNAAGLYGAHRIANTTISTNNGGTSSSGGGGVYILGDGNLSVEVTNSTIAHNRTNSSGHIAGLWVAKKEGLEEDEIGPHLDINNTILVANISATHMVDLYVSTDSTISGGHNMYKIASGALGTFTAASNENIALVASTDAKITELGYYGGTTPTHALLPNSPAIGMGDNAEAASLSTDQRSGEFPRQLGDTVDIGAFESPIYDDGNGNYTIWGTDRSESITLNGDHVYFDTLGGLELPVDFANANSVTVYGAAGDDIINVAADFPLGLTVYGGEGADQIFGSSYNDLIYGDAGADVVFAGDGNDEVYGGEGGDVLYGGNGSDAVYGNDGYDTIDSGEISDLGADQTPTAIPNSTEPFFSFIGNPTWQYTATQTSPAQIPNNDTFVVKHAVVYPPALKLRNPTTGWISLYVTDSQGNVVTTGVTITENLISIKPPENTTSSTTSHPYKVMAVNESDPGQPVILDERSITVEQQPASQYVNHAPTLQSTANVSTTVDDPYYGVHTNPSAPVDSQHSNDGGFPADNVFLTFVHHEQHYTYDNDSPYDLVSKTLSIDIQLFAEDQENDAVAFSWPSGVSPSNAQLSATGLLTVTDIPIEAVTLRFDIVLQDSSQNSTPAVVYLSVSLGRYFSSSSYQISQGGLYHGDGRMGLERDPNDSSTSYVEFDPAPGISNYMAPTDGSYLYAQPTDPSANEYLKLTPPAKGTLEYAVDNGGQITWAALSEEYVTPGILRYRVDDTFSGDATLTYHVYDKTVYTDTGSGFSAEWVRQTSDVHIEFYEAASITNTKVINSPDEPPPVCPCDCTCGVSADTSNTTGDTRASVSTGPAGTLQYSPSSQSSALALVDLVLRDLTGLGTTLPLDVYFADHSTLSQWTTLPMPGLRPELEIGSAPVLYEPYSSYIGLDASELSSGYHQVLVRPYDSAAPAPSQAAFNNATWFPVLNQPDYGFGEGWNMAGLERLIFIPGDAGAASIYWMREDGYTLEFPVDGGSSIGSTALHDVNATQITEDGSDGFILTDKFQNKTYFDDEGWITQREDAYGNTIGYGYIDNTHKILTVTSSLDNHTTTFNWDGSQINKVTDYAGRVTMIHYGSSGNSLGRIVGIEVPDPSTESPATEGGGPLFQFTYDEEGRIASFKDAELNQTSYSYKADGQVVTTNNPDSTTTKLIVPLSGLFSEAVFSGLKSTSSSNYPIFRSSDITSVSGSSSRTGSYTDELGRITYFEINSDGFISKVTDPTGSYTEYERNAVGQPTLVESYDAEGNLIDQVSYSYDSKFNQTGTTYYDVTGAIPVAIATTGLAYDSYNRPLTYTDELGRLVKVDYHESTEYGENAPSQVTTRVIIGLEDDSASGENDDLVSHVFYLSSGLVDYTIVERVDSDGSDLDDIETHYLYTDPTTDGGSADPLHILAVKAVATVVDGDVVSYAITTQFDAYGNAEVVSELVEVVNTLDVQLSGGDLTISSSDDILRTTNYDYNRLDMVTEITLPDPNGTVSGDQISYRYEYTPTGRIENEIQSFDGAISGDEIVTHYEYDARHRVTDVYANYKANQPATEDQNIRIQYEYDDVGNVTSIIDPIGRAVSYDYDLLNRPIRVTEPDPDDTGSSNGPLEAPVSHVAYDSVGRLLADRDANGNVTRYGYDALHRSTDLYATLGVHVGMTYDLAGQLTSSTDAEGGVTRYEYDDAGRVLQLILPGQDSTPITYEYDTLSNVRVITDQLDRDMVYEYDDQSRLERSILNYVDGVTSAATDEDLITSYTYYADGMLASVEETIGWDGSEAVTRTTSYEYDGLGRLSTVTLPHETTPSLAGSQLHQFYDSYGRLQYDVDQLGNVTEYQYDKLHRLTRVIQEDPDATSGRYSGGTVGAATGNGPVTTYRYDAASQLLDVTDPENRVSSFEYDQLGRVTTAWSPDVTTAGLGIYDSGFDTTNTPHTSYTYDSVGNVLTVRDAGGDGSDYDYDALHRLISETSTDPTGGTTTYAYDLVGNLTTLTDPVDNATTWTYDELNRVVAETNELGYSRYYTYDDASRLTERTDRNGRTTEYYYDNLDRLTNEVWVGSSTQNHTVSPINSGVAVDDAATGTGYLMYSDESVHTRFGDNNINNADHFVAVRFDSTAGWQYNNNTSWVSFTPVVTDRIVASVDFDSNTATSLEGTSGTEHGILSGYLSGNLEYFPEQWNGATSGVGPEGEFDITGTTLTVNAAHVINYSYDHSGRLLNSKDSYHDYSYTYDTHNQLTERDINIAGLSETIEINSIYDTVGRLSTRRTFFKDNGSSTADALNIYGYDNLHRLTDISQKDNSGNDVAQKHVTLTYNRASQLESLTRYAGTTPVSGDLINRIFTYSGEDGTEVASTEYNYDAGGRLDSIEHWEGDGSSINLLAGYGYTFDNQNRLDALDFLPNGVNSPYDYSAEYVDYDYDDRGQLTDADYTSGTDESYSYDENGNRLSYTTDDDNRLEFDGTYHYTYDHEGNRTARFIDDNSNGVLDQDDIDVTLYTWDHRNRLVEVSIAQSADGPADKIVSHIFDAQNNWIRRVVSYPEGNGNADITVFVHDGGHIVMELEDSKPYDDEFETFSDLTKEDLSHRYLWGPSRNQLLVDEAVESLTDASQNESLFALADHLGTVRDLVDQSGTLRKHTEFDSYGNITGETFYDASGNQVNESHAEAVEQLFGYTGHPLNETTDLNMTQHRPYEAATGGWLSQDPTGFDAGDVNLYRYVGNKVTGYVDPDGLEGWIPDYLEGKEGWIPDYWQGKEGWIPDYYYGTSEHNEESIIGAFVDGYVESAVSGRQASSLAGEVDGVTDSLNPFGGGTGFGPQYGHCEDYESGKTVGHVTGFTMNAVMTVSGMSGTVTAINSLRGAGGAVQVAQLAVVGGGYIEVVFINGQAVVLTAELAAQLGITAAATSNLGNAAANVYQATGGGSSGGVSSVWPKHHPFPKYLGGAADQTLKKIPRKLHYQFHSSLDKWMNCKYARAKGAGAFKSIDRKEVIRDLTEFYKTADGGIYKKYLNDFLQAVKESGY, encoded by the coding sequence TTGGGAGCCATCTCAAAAACCGAGTATTCGAAAACCAACAAACGGAAGCCCGCTTGCGCTGTAAAATCATCAATCAATTCACCCAACTCGGGCTTCCACAGTTCGAGTGGAGTTAGTCAACAAGGCCATTCCACGCTGCAATTAGATGAGCTGAATCCAAGTTCAGGTGATGTACATGTCTGGGTGTGGGATTCACTCCTCGGAGGAACAGGCACTGCCAGCGACTGGGATGAAACTAATCTCACCTGGGAACGCATCTATGAGACGCTTGACTTGGATAGCAAAGTCGACCAATTCACCGATGTCGGCACGTGGGTCGGCCAGTCAACGACTGAGGTCGATCTTGATGCCATCGTTCACCGTGCGGCGATCTACGGAGATGCCAATGGTGACGGCGTGTTTGATGCCAATGGCATGACGGGTGACATCGAGGCTTTCCATCTGGCGGTGGTCGATTGGAGTGCCTATGTGGCCGAGTATGGTCCTCGTGCGAACGATACTGACGACCTAACTCTACGAAACGACGGGGGATATGCAGATGGAGATATCGACAGCGACGATGTCGACGATTTCTTTCGGCGTCATGGAGTCTCTCGCGGCGACTTCAACCAGGATGGTAGTGTTGATGCCTTGGATTGGTCTATCTACCAGGCCAGCTATGGGACTTCGAGCGTAGAACTCCCCAACGCCCGATTTGGACAGGGGGATGCGACGTTCGATGGCTTTGTCAACGAAGCGGACTTTGATGTCTGGAACGCGCGGCAAGGCGAAACGGGGCTTGTGGCAGAGTCCCCTGAGTTGATGTTCTGGTTGCGCCCCGCTGACACAAATACCCTAGTCTACTTCACTGCTTCGCAGCCGACGGGGCCGGATGGCCCTACGCTTAGCAATACCACTGCCCCTGACTTGGTTCTCAACGAATTTACTGTTGATGGCGACGACCTGCGCGTCGACTACTCAGTGCTTGGTGAAGGTTTTACCAACGTTACGGTAAAACTGTATCGCTCTGGTGCTCCTGGAACGCCTTTCTACACATCGTCGATTCAGTCTGGAGCGTTAGGATCGCACAGCCTGACGATTGCCCCGAGCTATCTCGCATCCGTCGTTGCAACCGATACGGTGTATGCAAAGGTGGAGGGAACTCCCAATCAAGGAACCCAATCCAATACGTCCAATGATACGCTCGATTTTGAGTTCACCACTTCCCCCAATCAAGTCGTTAACTCTCTCGACGACGCGGGCATGGATAACCTCCGCCGCGACAAACATACTCTCCGAGAACTTCTGGAGGCAGACGCGGCTCTAGGGTGGTATGAAACAATTACGTTTGACGAATCACTCTTTGCTGATGGCCCACAACAAATCATTCTTGGCGACATCGACGAAAATGGCACCGCAGATCAATTGGTGCTCGACGACGACATTCGCTTCGAAGGTCCTGGTGCTGATTTACTAACGATTAGCGGAGCTAAGCAGACACGCGTTCTTCATGCTGCGGCTGGGACCTCCATCGAACTCGATGGACTCACAGTCGCGGATGGCTTTGCTTCCGGATATGGTGGCGGGTTATACGCACTGGATGCCGAGGTTACCGTATCGGGTAGTCATTTTACGGGTAACCAATCAACCTATGGTGGCGGCATCTGCTACAGGACGGTCCATGACGCAACGGCATCTCTTGACATTGCAGACAGCACGTTCTCACAAAACATAACAACTGGGGTGGGCGCTGGTATCTTTATTTCCAATGCAGCCGGTCTTTACGGAGCTCACCGAATCGCCAACACCACGATCTCGACCAACAATGGTGGCACCTCTAGTTCCGGTGGCGGTGGCGTGTACATCCTTGGCGATGGAAATCTATCAGTAGAGGTCACCAACAGCACCATTGCTCACAACAGGACAAACAGCAGTGGACATATTGCTGGCTTGTGGGTCGCGAAAAAAGAGGGATTGGAAGAGGATGAGATCGGTCCACATTTAGATATCAACAACACAATTCTAGTTGCTAATATCAGCGCGACGCACATGGTAGATCTCTATGTCTCCACAGATTCTACTATCAGCGGTGGACATAACATGTATAAGATTGCTTCCGGTGCTCTGGGTACGTTCACGGCTGCCAGTAATGAGAACATTGCTCTGGTCGCATCCACGGATGCCAAGATCACAGAACTCGGATACTACGGTGGCACTACTCCAACACATGCACTATTGCCGAATAGTCCGGCGATCGGAATGGGCGATAACGCAGAAGCAGCATCTCTTTCAACGGATCAACGGAGCGGAGAGTTCCCTCGACAACTCGGGGACACCGTCGACATCGGGGCCTTTGAAAGCCCAATCTACGACGATGGAAATGGGAACTATACGATCTGGGGTACTGATCGATCGGAATCGATTACCCTTAATGGCGATCATGTCTATTTCGACACGCTGGGTGGTCTCGAACTACCGGTTGATTTTGCAAACGCCAATTCGGTGACCGTTTATGGTGCAGCGGGAGACGACATTATCAACGTCGCTGCCGATTTCCCTCTTGGTCTTACTGTTTATGGCGGAGAAGGTGCCGATCAGATTTTCGGCAGTTCGTACAACGATCTCATCTATGGAGACGCCGGGGCCGATGTTGTCTTCGCCGGGGATGGCAACGATGAGGTGTACGGCGGCGAAGGTGGGGACGTGCTTTATGGCGGAAACGGGAGTGATGCCGTCTATGGAAATGACGGTTATGACACAATCGATTCAGGCGAAATATCGGACCTTGGAGCCGATCAAACGCCGACTGCCATACCGAATAGCACAGAACCCTTTTTCAGCTTTATTGGCAATCCTACCTGGCAATATACAGCAACTCAAACTAGCCCGGCACAAATCCCCAATAACGATACCTTTGTCGTAAAACACGCCGTCGTTTATCCTCCTGCCCTCAAATTGAGGAACCCCACGACTGGATGGATATCGCTTTACGTCACCGATAGTCAAGGAAATGTGGTCACGACTGGAGTTACCATCACCGAGAACTTGATCTCCATTAAACCTCCAGAGAACACGACATCAAGTACCACCAGCCATCCGTATAAAGTCATGGCCGTGAATGAAAGTGATCCTGGTCAGCCAGTCATATTGGATGAGCGGAGTATCACTGTAGAACAGCAGCCTGCTTCGCAGTATGTAAACCATGCTCCCACTCTTCAAAGTACGGCCAATGTATCGACAACAGTAGATGATCCGTATTACGGTGTGCATACGAATCCAAGTGCGCCGGTTGATTCTCAGCATTCTAATGATGGTGGATTTCCAGCAGATAATGTGTTCTTGACTTTCGTCCACCACGAGCAGCATTACACATATGACAACGACTCTCCCTATGATCTCGTATCTAAGACATTGTCGATTGATATACAACTGTTCGCGGAGGACCAAGAGAATGATGCCGTAGCTTTCTCTTGGCCATCAGGCGTTTCACCGTCGAATGCGCAGTTGTCAGCGACGGGGCTTCTCACAGTGACTGACATTCCCATTGAGGCAGTCACTCTACGCTTCGATATCGTGTTGCAAGATAGCAGTCAGAACTCCACGCCAGCGGTAGTTTACTTATCAGTCTCACTCGGAAGATACTTCTCAAGCAGCAGTTACCAGATCTCACAAGGAGGCCTCTATCATGGTGATGGGCGAATGGGACTTGAACGAGATCCAAATGACTCTAGCACAAGCTATGTTGAATTTGATCCCGCACCTGGGATTTCGAATTATATGGCACCAACTGATGGTTCCTACCTCTATGCACAACCCACTGATCCCTCGGCCAATGAGTATTTGAAGTTAACCCCTCCAGCGAAAGGGACACTTGAATATGCTGTCGACAATGGTGGGCAGATTACTTGGGCTGCTCTTTCTGAGGAGTATGTCACTCCAGGCATTTTGCGCTATCGCGTGGATGATACATTTAGTGGAGACGCAACCCTCACCTATCACGTGTATGATAAGACTGTCTATACCGATACTGGTAGTGGTTTCAGTGCGGAGTGGGTTCGGCAGACCAGTGATGTCCACATTGAGTTTTACGAAGCCGCTTCCATCACTAACACCAAAGTCATCAATAGCCCTGATGAACCACCTCCTGTCTGCCCATGCGATTGTACTTGTGGCGTCAGCGCCGACACCAGCAACACCACAGGCGATACCCGCGCCTCAGTCTCGACAGGTCCAGCAGGCACTCTGCAGTACTCTCCTTCTTCACAATCTTCTGCCCTTGCTTTGGTTGACTTGGTACTGCGTGATCTTACCGGGCTGGGCACGACGCTTCCACTTGATGTCTATTTTGCCGATCACTCCACCCTGTCGCAGTGGACGACACTTCCAATGCCCGGTCTTCGACCGGAACTCGAGATTGGTAGTGCCCCTGTCTTGTATGAACCCTATTCGTCCTACATTGGCCTGGATGCATCGGAACTGAGTTCTGGCTACCATCAGGTTCTTGTGCGGCCCTACGATTCAGCAGCTCCAGCTCCTTCTCAGGCGGCATTCAATAATGCGACCTGGTTTCCGGTGCTGAATCAGCCGGATTATGGCTTTGGTGAAGGGTGGAATATGGCCGGATTGGAACGTCTGATCTTTATTCCAGGCGACGCAGGGGCCGCAAGTATCTACTGGATGAGAGAAGACGGATACACCCTAGAATTTCCTGTGGACGGCGGATCGTCGATTGGATCGACCGCACTCCATGATGTGAATGCCACTCAAATCACAGAGGACGGTTCGGATGGTTTTATATTAACTGATAAGTTCCAAAATAAAACCTACTTCGATGATGAAGGATGGATCACGCAACGGGAAGATGCCTATGGTAACACTATCGGCTATGGCTACATTGATAATACCCACAAGATCCTGACCGTAACCTCGTCGCTCGATAATCATACGACCACCTTTAATTGGGATGGTAGTCAAATCAACAAAGTCACCGACTATGCTGGCCGCGTTACAATGATTCACTATGGATCGAGTGGCAATAGCTTGGGTCGTATAGTTGGAATCGAAGTCCCTGATCCCAGCACCGAATCGCCAGCTACTGAAGGCGGTGGTCCTCTGTTTCAGTTTACCTATGATGAAGAGGGACGTATCGCCTCGTTTAAGGACGCAGAACTCAATCAGACGTCGTATAGCTACAAAGCCGACGGACAGGTCGTTACCACCAACAATCCAGATAGCACCACAACTAAACTCATTGTTCCCTTGTCAGGCCTTTTCTCGGAGGCAGTATTCTCGGGACTGAAATCGACAAGCTCAAGCAACTACCCTATTTTCCGGTCAAGCGATATCACCTCAGTGAGTGGTTCCTCGTCTCGGACAGGCAGCTACACGGATGAATTAGGTCGTATCACCTATTTTGAAATAAACTCGGATGGTTTCATCTCAAAAGTAACCGACCCAACGGGTAGCTACACCGAGTACGAACGCAATGCTGTTGGTCAGCCAACGTTGGTGGAGTCGTACGATGCCGAAGGCAATCTGATTGATCAGGTCTCTTACTCCTACGATAGCAAGTTCAATCAAACGGGTACCACCTATTACGATGTTACAGGTGCAATTCCCGTGGCAATTGCCACAACGGGCTTAGCGTACGACTCATACAATCGCCCGCTGACTTACACCGATGAACTCGGCCGATTGGTCAAAGTCGACTATCACGAGTCAACAGAGTATGGCGAGAATGCCCCTTCACAGGTCACCACACGCGTAATCATAGGACTCGAAGATGACTCTGCTTCTGGTGAGAACGACGACCTAGTGTCACATGTGTTCTACCTAAGTAGTGGATTAGTCGATTACACCATTGTCGAACGTGTTGATAGCGATGGCTCCGATCTGGATGACATCGAAACGCATTATCTCTATACCGATCCGACCACCGACGGAGGGAGTGCCGATCCACTTCATATTCTCGCTGTCAAGGCCGTAGCAACTGTCGTCGATGGTGATGTGGTTAGTTATGCCATCACGACCCAGTTCGATGCCTACGGCAACGCCGAGGTAGTAAGCGAGTTGGTTGAAGTCGTCAACACTTTGGACGTTCAACTCTCTGGCGGAGATCTTACGATCTCAAGTTCGGACGACATACTTCGAACCACGAATTACGACTACAACCGTCTGGATATGGTTACTGAAATCACGCTGCCCGATCCAAACGGCACCGTGTCAGGCGATCAGATCAGCTACCGCTACGAATACACCCCCACCGGTCGAATTGAAAACGAGATACAGTCGTTCGATGGAGCTATCTCCGGTGACGAAATCGTCACCCACTATGAATACGACGCTCGCCACCGCGTAACCGATGTTTACGCCAATTACAAAGCTAACCAACCCGCAACCGAAGACCAAAATATACGTATTCAGTACGAGTACGATGATGTTGGAAACGTAACGTCCATCATCGATCCGATTGGCCGTGCGGTCAGCTACGATTACGACTTGCTCAATCGTCCGATTCGTGTCACGGAGCCCGACCCCGATGACACCGGCAGCAGCAATGGTCCGTTGGAGGCCCCCGTCTCTCACGTCGCCTACGATTCGGTTGGGCGTCTGCTGGCCGATCGAGATGCCAATGGTAATGTCACCCGCTACGGCTACGATGCGTTACATCGCTCTACCGATCTGTACGCCACGCTCGGGGTCCATGTTGGGATGACCTACGACCTGGCGGGGCAACTAACCAGTTCGACCGATGCGGAAGGAGGGGTAACTCGCTACGAGTACGACGACGCCGGACGCGTGCTGCAACTAATTCTGCCCGGTCAAGATTCCACGCCGATCACTTATGAGTACGACACGCTTTCCAACGTCCGTGTCATTACCGACCAGCTAGATCGCGACATGGTCTACGAGTACGACGACCAATCGCGGCTTGAGCGGTCCATTCTCAATTACGTCGACGGGGTTACTTCAGCTGCCACCGACGAAGATCTCATTACCAGCTACACCTATTACGCGGATGGAATGCTTGCCAGCGTCGAAGAGACGATTGGCTGGGATGGCTCCGAGGCCGTTACCCGTACAACCAGCTACGAATACGATGGCCTGGGACGCTTGTCGACCGTTACCCTTCCACACGAAACGACTCCGAGCCTTGCTGGCTCACAGCTTCACCAGTTCTATGATTCGTATGGCCGCTTGCAGTACGATGTCGATCAGCTCGGCAATGTCACCGAGTACCAGTACGACAAACTGCATCGGCTGACCCGTGTCATTCAAGAAGATCCCGATGCCACCAGTGGCCGATACTCTGGGGGAACCGTCGGCGCGGCAACCGGCAATGGCCCCGTCACCACCTATCGATACGATGCAGCGAGCCAGTTGCTCGATGTTACCGATCCCGAAAACCGAGTGTCGAGCTTCGAGTACGATCAGCTCGGGCGTGTCACCACTGCGTGGTCACCCGATGTTACCACAGCCGGTCTCGGCATTTACGACTCCGGGTTCGACACAACCAATACCCCTCATACCTCGTACACGTACGACTCCGTCGGCAACGTGCTCACGGTCCGCGATGCCGGTGGGGATGGCAGCGATTACGATTACGATGCTCTGCACCGACTGATTTCCGAGACCTCCACCGACCCGACGGGGGGGACGACCACGTACGCCTATGACCTGGTTGGTAATCTCACGACTTTAACCGATCCTGTCGACAATGCCACGACTTGGACCTACGACGAGCTGAATCGCGTCGTCGCTGAAACCAACGAGCTTGGTTACAGTCGATACTACACCTACGACGACGCGAGTCGCCTCACCGAACGTACTGACCGCAACGGCCGTACCACCGAATACTACTACGACAACCTCGATCGCTTAACGAACGAAGTCTGGGTGGGCAGCTCGACTCAGAACCACACGGTCTCGCCGATTAACTCTGGTGTAGCAGTCGACGATGCTGCCACGGGCACCGGCTACCTGATGTACAGCGACGAGAGCGTCCACACCCGCTTCGGCGATAACAACATTAACAATGCCGACCATTTCGTCGCGGTTCGTTTCGATAGCACTGCCGGTTGGCAATACAACAATAACACCTCGTGGGTCTCGTTTACCCCGGTTGTTACCGACCGAATCGTGGCCAGTGTCGACTTCGACAGCAACACAGCGACCAGCCTCGAAGGCACCTCCGGCACGGAGCATGGCATCCTCAGTGGCTATCTGTCGGGCAACTTGGAGTATTTCCCGGAACAATGGAACGGAGCAACAAGTGGGGTAGGCCCGGAGGGCGAGTTCGACATCACCGGCACCACCCTCACGGTCAACGCAGCTCATGTGATCAATTACTCTTACGATCACTCTGGACGCTTGCTCAACTCGAAAGATAGCTACCACGATTACAGCTACACGTATGATACACACAATCAGTTGACCGAGCGAGATATCAACATCGCTGGGCTGAGTGAGACAATCGAGATCAATTCCATTTACGACACCGTGGGCCGACTTTCGACTAGACGTACGTTCTTTAAAGACAATGGCTCTTCCACCGCTGACGCCTTGAACATCTACGGCTACGATAATCTTCATCGACTCACCGACATCAGCCAGAAAGACAACAGTGGAAACGACGTTGCTCAGAAGCATGTTACACTGACGTACAATCGGGCGAGCCAACTGGAATCGCTGACACGCTATGCCGGCACCACTCCGGTCTCGGGTGATCTTATCAATCGCATCTTTACCTACTCCGGTGAAGATGGCACCGAAGTCGCCTCTACCGAGTACAACTACGACGCAGGGGGGCGTCTGGATTCGATCGAGCATTGGGAAGGCGATGGTAGCAGTATCAATCTCCTGGCAGGCTACGGCTACACGTTCGACAACCAAAACCGCCTCGATGCACTCGACTTCCTGCCGAATGGGGTGAACTCCCCTTACGACTATTCGGCAGAATACGTCGACTACGACTACGATGATCGGGGCCAACTGACCGATGCCGACTATACGAGCGGTACGGATGAGAGTTACTCGTACGATGAGAATGGCAACCGCCTGAGTTACACGACCGACGACGACAATCGGTTGGAGTTCGATGGCACCTACCACTATACGTACGACCACGAGGGAAATCGTACCGCACGGTTTATAGACGACAATTCGAATGGAGTGCTGGATCAGGACGATATTGATGTCACCCTCTATACGTGGGACCATCGCAATCGGCTCGTCGAAGTCTCCATTGCCCAGAGTGCCGATGGTCCGGCCGATAAGATCGTCAGCCATATCTTCGATGCCCAGAACAACTGGATTCGGCGAGTTGTCTCGTACCCCGAAGGGAATGGCAATGCCGACATTACTGTGTTTGTGCACGATGGTGGTCATATCGTCATGGAGCTCGAAGACTCGAAGCCCTATGACGACGAGTTCGAAACCTTCAGCGACCTCACCAAAGAAGACCTCAGCCATCGGTATCTGTGGGGACCGAGTAGAAACCAGTTGCTTGTGGACGAAGCGGTCGAGAGCCTTACCGACGCGAGCCAGAACGAATCGCTGTTCGCACTGGCCGATCACTTGGGAACAGTGCGAGACCTGGTGGACCAAAGCGGAACGCTTCGCAAGCATACCGAGTTTGATAGCTACGGAAATATCACGGGTGAAACTTTCTACGATGCGTCGGGTAACCAAGTGAATGAGTCTCATGCCGAGGCAGTGGAGCAACTGTTCGGTTACACCGGCCACCCGCTTAATGAAACCACCGACCTGAACATGACGCAACACCGGCCGTACGAAGCAGCCACCGGCGGCTGGCTAAGCCAAGACCCCACGGGTTTTGATGCGGGAGATGTGAATCTTTATCGATACGTCGGGAATAAGGTCACGGGGTATGTAGACCCGGATGGGTTAGAGGGATGGATTCCCGATTACCTTGAAGGTAAAGAAGGGTGGATTCCAGACTATTGGCAAGGCAAAGAAGGATGGATTCCCGACTATTATTACGGCACAAGCGAACATAACGAAGAATCAATTATCGGTGCATTCGTAGATGGCTACGTAGAGTCAGCCGTATCGGGCAGGCAAGCGTCGAGCCTTGCGGGTGAAGTAGATGGTGTCACAGACTCACTGAACCCATTCGGTGGTGGAACTGGTTTCGGTCCCCAGTATGGACACTGCGAGGACTATGAATCGGGTAAAACAGTTGGTCATGTAACTGGCTTCACGATGAATGCCGTCATGACTGTGAGCGGCATGAGTGGAACAGTAACCGCGATCAATTCATTGCGAGGAGCGGGTGGAGCGGTTCAAGTTGCTCAGCTCGCGGTTGTTGGAGGAGGCTATATTGAGGTTGTATTCATTAACGGACAGGCAGTTGTATTGACGGCAGAGCTAGCAGCTCAGTTGGGCATAACAGCGGCAGCAACATCAAACCTTGGAAATGCAGCCGCGAATGTCTATCAGGCAACGGGTGGCGGAAGTTCCGGTGGAGTAAGCAGTGTATGGCCAAAGCATCATCCTTTTCCTAAGTATCTGGGCGGAGCCGCCGATCAGACACTAAAGAAGATACCACGCAAATTGCATTATCAGTTCCATAGTTCACTGGACAAGTGGATGAATTGCAAGTATGCTCGCGCAAAAGGCGCGGGAGCCTTCAAGAGCATCGACCGAAAAGAGGTAATCCGCGATCTGACAGAGTTCTACAAAACTGCGGACGGTGGTATCTATAAGAAGTACCTAAACGATTTCTTGCAAGCAGTCAAAGAATCTGGGTACTAA